Genomic window (Rosa chinensis cultivar Old Blush chromosome 6, RchiOBHm-V2, whole genome shotgun sequence):
TAAATGGCTCGTTCATATATAGCTAGATTATTGAACTTTTTTATTTAGGAAAATTTCACTAGATCATGGGATTATTTTCCCTTTTGATAGTTCTGTGTATCTTCATGCATATACATTATACCGATATCAATACCAAAATGGATAAACAAGCTAAGATATTTTGTTGACACGTACCCCCTTGATTTGTTCTGTGCCTTTAATTTCAGACGCTACCCTTCCCTCTATGCTGAACTTGCTATAAATAGGTTGGCTGCCCATGATTCTATAATATAACAATCAATCCATCGAGATTTTAGCTCTCTGCTCCATATCCCAGTTTCAGTTTCTCATTTCAGTCTTGTTTTGCATATCCTTGTAAACGAAGAATGGACAGAAACCAGTTGCGACGCCAGGTTGCCCACATGAGAAGTTCTCTCATTGAGCAGGTTCATCATTATTGTTttgttgtcattttttttttagggacgGGTTGTTGGGATTACAcactcagtttttttttttttcctttgataaTGACGTATTTTCATGTTCTTGATGTATAGTTAACCGTTAATGTATCATAATCTTAATTCATTATCTTTTTGATTCACCGTCATCACTTGAAGTGAACATAAAAATTTAACAACTAATGAGAGAATATAACGATGACATTAGTACGAAATGAATAAGCACTGTCTTTTATAAATGTTCTAATGAGTATCCTTGCATTTCATTCTTTAAAGTTCGATCATTCACAACCTAATTTCTTCAAAATAGATATAGCACTGAGCAGTTGAGCTATCCGGTGACCGGTGGTGTATTGATGTCCTAGGTTTGACTAGGGCTCTATTCCCTGAATCTACGAAAGCCCAACTTGTTTATTTGACGAGATACAGAGGCCCGACCTTTTCTCCTATTAGAATGCACTTCGGCCCAATACTTAATGATGGTTTGATTGATCTTTGCAGCATTACTTGGATCAGCAGCAATTTGTCCAGCTGGAGGATTTGGAAGACGATAGTAACCCAAACTTTGTGGAGGAAATTGTGACATTGTTCTACAAAGACTCATCTAGACTCTTCCAAAAGATTGATCAAGCACTGTAAGTCATCAAGTAGCTACCTTTTTTTCGTTAATGGGAATAACAGTCCTGCTTATTTTATTCCTGGTAGTAGTGATAAGAATGAAAAGTGATGATTAAGATGAATTTTGCAGGCATAGTGTACCTATGGATTTTGCCAAGCTGGATGATTACATGCACCAGTTCAAGGGTAGTAGCTCGAGGTTGATCACTCTACTAAAACCAATACTAGCTACTTGTTCTTTGATTCAACTTTCGATCATAACTTTGTTAGCTGTTGAGACATACTGTTGGTTCATTTCAGGACAACTTTAGTTTTTTGAGATTTTGTGACTCTTTGAGTAACCCCATTGTTACTCCAATGTACTGATGAAAGTTTGATTTCTAATAGCATTGGAGCTATAAAGGTGAAGAATGAATGCACACAATTCAAAGAATTTTGTCTGGCAGGAAATGCTGAAGGGTAAAGCAAACATGTCTCTTAAGTGCATTAACATTGATACTATTACTACTAGTTCTTC
Coding sequences:
- the LOC112174582 gene encoding histidine-containing phosphotransfer protein 4 encodes the protein MDRNQLRRQVAHMRSSLIEQHYLDQQQFVQLEDLEDDSNPNFVEEIVTLFYKDSSRLFQKIDQALHSVPMDFAKLDDYMHQFKGSSSSIGAIKVKNECTQFKEFCLAGNAEGCFRAFQRVKHEHEALKRQLETYFQLRRQAGMAQRS